The sequence below is a genomic window from Bremerella alba.
GCATTGTTGTCCAGGCTGTCGTCAAAACCGGACCAGCCCGTATCCTCCGGCCGAGAGCTAGCAGCTTGTCTAGTTTTGCCAGATGGCGAAGATGGTCGTAGGGACTTGCCCGGTATACTATGAGATTCCCACGAGGCAGCGTGAGACGCTGGGCAGCCCGAAAAATCTACAGAAACCAAGCGAAAGCCAATGGATAACAACGACGAATCTCCCAAACGGAGAGGCGATAAAGGAAATTCCGGCAATCTATGGTACATCTTGGTGGCCGGGGCGGTCGTGTTTTTGGTCGCCATGTACCTATTGCAATCAGGGACCGAAGAACTGGCCCAGCCAGATCTAGAGAAGTTGATTGCTTCGATTGACGACAAGCCGAACGAAGGTGTCGAGCCTGGTTTAACCGTCAAGCGAAAAGATAGCGATGGCAAAGTTTCCAGTATCCGCTACTCGAATTTAAGAAATGTCGAAATTGGGCCAAGCTCGGTCACGGCCGTGGTGGATCGCTACAACAACGATAGCGAAGACCCCAGCAAAGCAAAGACTGACGGTCAGAAGATCGTGACCTACTTGGTTCGCAGCGAAAATGCTGCGGGCAAGATTCAATCGATGCTCGACGAGGTGGGATTCACCGACTACAAAGCGACCGGTCCGCCCAACTTCTTTGAAATCTACGGCGGTCCACTGCTGATGATTGGTCTAGGGATTGCGTTCTGTTACTTCATGATTCGTCGGATCGGTGGGACAGGCAGTGCGATCGCGTTCGGACGAAGTCGTGGCAAGTTGCACATGCAAGACGATCTAAATATTAGCTTTGAAGATGTCGCCGGCATTGAAGAAGCTGTGGACGAAGTGAAAGAAATCGTCGACTTTCTTCGCTCACCTGAAAAGTATCAGGAACTCGGCGGACGTATTCCCAAAGGGGTACTGCTGGTTGGCCCTCCTGGAACAGGTAAGACTCTTCTAGCCAAAGCAATCGCAGGCGAGGCAGGTGTATCGTTCTTCAGTATGAGCGGAAGCGACTTCGTTGAAATGTTCGTGGGCGTCGGTGCTGCTCGCGTGCGTGACTTGTTTCAACAAGCGGCGGCGAAAAGCCCCTGTATCATCTTTATCGACGAGTTGGATGCGTTGGGTAAGGCTCGTGGCGGCGGAATTGTCGGCGGGCATGACGAACGGGAACAAACGCTCAATGCGCTGCTTGTCGAGATGGATGGCTTCGAAGCGAACGCCGGGATCATTATCATCGCCGCAACAAATCGTCCGGAAATGCTGGACCCTGCCCTGCTCCGTCCTGGCCGATTTGATCGACAGGTACTAGTCGACAGGCCAGACGCAGGCGGCCGTGAAGATATTCTGCGTGTCCATGTTCGAAGCGTAAAGTTGGATGATACGGTTAACTTAAAAAGTGTGGCCGCAATCACCACAGGGTTCTCCGGTGCCGATCTAGCAAACTTGGTCAACGAGGCCGCGCTGCTTGCCGCTCGCAAGGGTAAATCCGCCGTAGGCATGGAAGAGTTCGACGAAGGGGTCGAACGCGTTACCGCCGGCCTTGAGAAGAAGCAACGCGTGATGCACGAAGACGAAAAGCTTCGGGTGGCCTATCACGAAAGCGGTCATGCACTGGTGGCCTATTGCCTTCCCAATACTGACCCGGTGCACAAAGTCTCGATCATTCCACGTGGATTGGCGGCGCTCGGTTATACGATGCAGCGGCCGACCGAAGATCGCTTTTTGATGACGCAAAGCGAACTGGAAAGCCGAATTCAAGTGTTGCTTGCTGGGACGCTTGCCGAGGAAATGGTCTACGAAGAGATCTCGACCGGTGCTCAAAACGATCTTGAACGGGCCACGGAGATCGCTCGGAGCATGGTTACCGACTTTGGCATGAGTCGCTTAGGACGGGTTAACTTCCGAGCGAGCGGGCGTTCGGCTTTCATTGCCGAACAGTCAGAAGAGCGAGCCCGCTCGCACAGTGAAGAAACTTACCGTGAGATCGATCTGGAGATCAAACGCATCATCGACGAACTCCTGAAACGCACCAAAGAGATGATGGAAGATCGTCGGGCCGCCCTCGTTTCTCTAACAGAGCGATTGATGGAACTAGAGGTGGTCGACGCAGCAGAATTAACACGAGTTATCGAAGAAACCGCAGACGGTCCAAGAATTGTGCCCGGCACGGAAGTGAAGCGGCATGGAACGCCTAAGGAAATTAACTCAGACGATATTCCCCCAGCAGGTTCAGTCGACCAGGGAATCTAGTAGCAATACTACTCTTAAAAGGATGAGTTGGCTCGGGCGAACTGCCCCTGGCCAACTATCATTCTTATTCTGCTACACGCAGAAGCAGTGCCTGGTTCAACGCCCTGCTTCGTACCACGGGTAATGGCTTGCCATCGCATCTTTCACCACGCCGGTCACAATCTGAATGCTGACTGGCTTCTCAAGCAGAGAGAATATTTCCACACTTTCTGCCTGGGTGGCGATGGCCTGGTCGAGGCCGCCGGTTAGAAGAATGTAAGGGATGTTGATTCCCAGGCTGCGACAGGCCGTAATCGATTCCAAGCCTGTTCTCTCAGGCATATGAAAATCGAATAGTGCGACGTGAACCGTAGTTCCCTGAGCCACGTGGATTGCCTCTTCGCCGTTGGCCGCCAAGATCGGCTCAAACCCGCGACGCGCGAACACCTCCGCCATCGTCTCGCGGAAAGCGCGATCGTCATCGGTGATCAGCATGGTTGGATGTTCAGAATTTCGCATGGCACTAAGTCGCTACGCACGCGTAACGTGTTGGCAGGACAAAACCTTTGACGCTTCAACATGCAAATGTAGTTCCCATTTTTGGCTAGAAAGCCTTACCGTTGCAAGACTGATCGATCAGATGCGGTAAATACGTGTGAAATAGGCAAGCATCTAGCCTTTTTCAAAGTTTTAAACAGTCTGTCCCTGCTCGTTGCCTGCCAATATGACAGGACAGTGAAGGAAAGTTGCCCGCTTTATCAGCAATGTTGATACTACCTTAGATTTTCGGTCTCTTAATACAGGGGTACTTATAACTAAGTCGTGATTCCGCTATAACTTGTGGCATGCGAGCGGCCCTCTTCGATGGATGGTCGGAGTAGCGGCCGAAGGGCGCTGATTGCGCCAAAAAGCGATCTGAAGACAACACTTGTAAGCGATATCTCGCCCTACCAGCGAGGTTTCGATTTGGGAAAGGGTCTGTGGTGAGCTCGGCACCTAGTTTTTTACAGCGCAACGAGTTTCTGTTGCGTCGCCTGCATTCTTTGACCGGCCTTGTTCCTATCGGTGCCTACATGGTGATGCACCTTTCGGTGAACGCCAGTGTCTTTGCGTCGCCGCTTCTTTTTCAGCGGTTGGTGTTCCATATCCACGCCTTGGGGCCATTGTTGCCGCTGGTCGAGTGGGCGTTCATTTTTCTGCCGATCATTTTCCATGGCGTCTATGGGTTGATCATCACAAAAGATGGCAACCCCAATACGCAAAACTATCCCTATAACAGCAACTTCCGCTATACGATGCAGCGGGCAACAGGGCTGATTGCGTTCCTCTTTATTGCCTGGCACGTGTTTCACATGCATGGTTGGATTCATGCCAGCTTTTGGGTGAATAACATTGCTCATCCGCTATTCGGTGCCCAGTTTTCCCCTTACAACGCAGCAAGTAGTGGGGCCGAAGCGATGCAGGCCTCGATTATTGTGCCAATTCTTTACGCTATCGGTGTCTTGGCAATCACGTTCCACTTCTGCAATGGCCTATTCACCTTCGGCATTACCTGGGGGTTCTGGATCAGTGCCAAAGCGCAAGAGCGGGCCAAGGTGGTTGCCAACGTGCTTTTCGTATTGCTCGCCGTCGTGGGCATGACTTCGATCGTCGGACTCTACTCGATGAGCCAAGAGAAAATAGCCGAATCCCGCAAAGAAGAAGACAAGGCCTACGAACTTCTGGTCGAAATTGGCGACATCGAGCCGAACGATCACAAGCATTCCAAAGATTCAAAATACTACCACGCGGAAGATTCCGACGACGCTGCAAAGGTCGAATCCAAGCGTTAAAGCCACGCGACTCATTTCGGTTAATACACCGGGAAGAGAAACGCCGCCAATTAAAAATCCAAGAGCCAAAGGTGGACGGGAATGGCAGAGAAGCGAGTTCTAGTTATCGGTGGTGGTTTGGCCGGTCTGGCTGCCACCATGAAGCTGGCCGAGTTAGGCATCAAAGTCGATTTGATGAGCCTCACGCCGGTCAAACGCTCGCACAGTGTGTGTGCTCAGGGGGGAATCAACAGCGTCAATGACGCGACGCGCCAACTGGGCGACGACGAGTACAAGCACTTCGACGATACCGTCTACGGTGGCGACTTCTTGAATCACCAGCCACCGGTGTACGAGATGGCCATGTGGGCTCCTAAGGTGATCGACCTGATGGATCGCCTGGGGGTTCCGTTTAATCGAACCACCGAAGGCTTTATCGATCGTCGTCGATTCGGTGGAACACTGTACAAGCGAACGGCTTTCGCCGGGGCGACCACCGGTCAACAACTTCTCTACGCGCTCGACGAACAAGTCCGCCGCTGGGAAGTCGAGGGTATGGTCAAGAAGTACGAAATGTGGGACTTCCTCGGACCTGTCCTGAATGACGAGGGAACGTGTGTCGGGGCGGTTGCTCAAGATCTCTACAGTATGGAGATTCGCTCCTTCAAGGCCGACGCCGTCGTGGTCGCGACCGGTGGTTGTGGTCTGATCTATGGCCGCAGCACGATGAGCATGACCTGTAACGGTTCGGCCGCGAGTCGCTGTGTTCAGGCCGGTGCTAAGTATGGTAACGGCGAATGTATTCAAGTTCACCCGACGGCCATTCCCGGTGCCGATAAGCTTCGACTAATGAGCGAATCGGCCCGTGGTGAAGGGGGACGTGTTTGGGTTCCAAAGACGCCTCACGATTCTCGGGGCCCGAAAGACATTCCCGAATCCGAGCGTTACTACTTCCTGGAGGAACGTTATCCGGAATACGGCAACCTTGTTCCTCGTGACATTGCCACACGCGAGATTTTCGATGTCTGCGTGAATGGTGGCCTCAGTGTTGAGCAAGATCGCCAGTGCGTCTACTTGGATCTAACGCATATTGAAGCAAGCGAGCTCAATCGTAAGCTGGGCGGTATTCTCGATATCTATCGGAAGTTCCAAGGGGTCGATCCTTGCTACACGCCGATGCGGATCTTCCCGGCCGTGCACTACAGTATGGGCGGTTTGTGGTCTAATTACGAAAAGAAAGCTAGTGGCGGCTTGGTCGCCGGATCGCCGACTAATCAGGTCACCAACATTCCGAACTTGTATGCGATTGGCGAAGTCGACTACCACTATCACGGTGCCAATCGCTTGGGTGCGAACTCGCTGTTGTCCTGTATCTTCTCAGGGCTTTTCGTCGCACCCGGCTTAGAGACACTGCTCGGTAGCATGGCACCAGGGACGTCGGCAGCCGATCAACCGGCTTCGTTGTACGAAGCAGCTGTGAAGAAGCACCAAGTGCGTCACGATAGCCTGCTGAAGCAAAAGGGGGATGAGAACCCTTACCTGATTCACCAGGAGTTGGGCAATCTGATGACCAACGTCGCAACGGTGGTGCGTAAAAATTCGCAGCTCACCGAAGGCATCGGCAAGCTGGCTGACCTGAATGAGCGAGTCTGGAAGTGCTCTCTCAGCGATACCGGCAATTGGTCGAATCAAAACGTGCTCTTTACCAAGGCTTTGCAGGACATGTTCCCGATCGCGGAGGCTATCCTCAAGGGGGCTTTGCAGCGTGACGAATGCCGAGGTGCTCACTATAAGCCAGAATTCGAATTGCCTGGCCTAACTGCCGAAAATCCTGCCGAGCATCGCCGTCAGGCCGAACAATGGTGTGATAAGTTTGAGGCGAACGTTGATAAGTTTCTCAAGAGTACGATCGCCACGTACGATGGCAAAGACGTAAGCATCAGCTACGAAGAAGTAGATACAAGCATCGAGCCACCGAGGCCTCGCCTGTATGGCCTCGTTGGTGCGGAACAGATCAGCGATGTTTGGAAGGAACGGAAGAGAAAGAAGCAGGAAGCAGCTGCCGCTCAAGGTGATCCAGCCGCCACTGCCAATTAGTTTCCGCCTTCCCATGTGTAAAAGATTGTTCGGTTTCGACCGAACCTACGGCACAGAAAACTGGATTCTGAAAAGCTAAGAATATGATTGCCCATTCCCAAAATAAGCCGAAAACGTTCTTCGTCAAAATCCTTCGCCAGGATGGTCCGGGGAAACCAAGCTATTGGCAGCGGTTCGAACTCGACTACGAGTCAGAGCTGAACGTGATTAGCGTGCTGCAGAGAATCGCCGCCAAGGCAAAGACTTCCAGCGGCGAAAAGACCACTCCGGTTTGCTGGGACTGTGGCTGCCTGGAGGAAGTGTGCGGCGCCTGCACGATGGTGATCAATGGCAAGGTTCGCCAGTCCTGCTCGGCTTTGGTTGATAAGCTTCTAGAGGACAGCAACGAGATCGAGCTTCGTCCGATGACCAAGTTCCCGATCGTGCGCGACCTGTTCGTTGATCGTAGCCGGATGTTCAACTCGCTCAAAAAGATCAAGGGGTGGGTTCCAGCGGATGGTTACTACGATCTAGGGCCAGGGCTACGCCAGTCGCGTGCTAATCAGGAGATGGCCTATCCGCTGAGCGAGTGCATGACATGCGGTTGCTGTGTGGAGGCTTGCCCTCAGTATTCTAAGATTGAATTACTGCCGCATTCCGGGGAATCGGACGAACAGTTTGAGGAGCGTAAGCTTGACGCCTACAGTCATGGCTTTGTGGGCCCTGCTGCGATCAGTCAGGTGGTGCTGTTTAACTTGCACCCAACCGGAAAGATGATGGCCGGTGAGCGGCTCGACGCTTTGACCGAAGAAGGAGGCATTCAGGTTTGTGGGAATGCTCAAAACTGTGTAGCCGTCTGTCCGAAGAAGATCCCGCTGACGATGAGTATCGGCAGGGTTGGCCGAGAAACGACCTTCAACACGCTTCGCAAGTGGTTCGACCGTCCCGCGAATAAGCATTAAACCATTCTGGTCTCTCGCCCCATTGTAGAGAGGGTTAAGGGGAGATGCTAAGGGGCAGCCACGCATGACAGATGCTTCCACTTCTCTAAGATTTCAAGGCAAGGTTGCCCTGATAACCGGGGCCAGCGATCGTGGTATCGGTGGAGCGATTGTTGAGCGTCTCTCGAAAGAAGGGGCCTCAATTGTTGTTGCGAATCGTCACGAACCCAGGCGGGTTCTCAAACGTCTAGAGCGTCAGAAAACGCCCTTTCTCTATCAAGATTGTGACGTTACCAGCGACGAGCAAATTGCCGCATTGAAGACCGCTGCCCAGGAGAAATTCGGCAAGGTCGACTACCTGATCAACAATGCGGGCATCGAGCTTTGCCAGAACCTGGAAGACTATGAAGAAGGTCAATGGCAAGAGTTGCTTGATATCAATCTGACCGGCGCGATACGCATGACTCGCGCCTTCCTTCCGTTGCTACCCTCACCCGGCGGGGTTGTGCTGAATGTCGCTTCGGCTCTGGGGCTGGGTGGGTGCGTTGGCTTCTCGGTCTATAGTGCCAGCAAGGCCGGCCTGACCGGTTTTACGCAGTCGTTGGCATGGGAACTGGGACCCAAGAAGATCCGTGTTGTCGCCGTTGCCCCTGGCATCGTCACCACGCCGATGGCCATGCGATTTGCCGAAGAGTGCGACACCCGCGAGGAAGTCGAACGACTGCGTCAGGATATCGAAGCGTGTCATCCGCTGGGCGTTGGCGTTCCTCATGATGTGGCCAACGCGGTGGCGTTTCTCGTCTCCGAAGAAGCCAGCTGGATCACCGGCGTCACGCTGCCGCTGGGTTGGGCTCCGCACTATAACCTGCCGATGCATCGGTATGTTTAAGCTGAGGCAATAAATTCCAAAGCAATCTCTGCAGCTTCGTCCATTTTTTCATATGGGACCATATGCCCGCACTCTTCCAGGACGGTTAGTTTGGCATTGGGCAAATGCTTTGCGTAGTATTCGCCGTGGGCCAGCGGGATAAGCTTGTCATGACGCCCCCATATCACTTGCACCGGGCCGCTTAAGCGGTGGAGGTGACTCGCCAGTTTGGGATCGTGCAGGTAGGGGTTCCAGCCGACGCGTGCCGTTGCCTCACGTGCACGTAGCCACATAAGGATGCGTGGGTCGTTGATGTCGCTGGGGAAGTGGTCGATTGATTGCTGGCTTTTCGAGTCGAAGAAAAGTAGTTCACGTAGCTTGTCGAAGTTATCAATGAACAGTTCTTCCATGGGAGCCCCGTCGACGTGCAAGCCAGCTGCAGCGATCATCACCAGGGGGCCTATCAGGTCGGGACGAATCAGTTTTACTTCGGCTGCGGTCCACGCACCCAGCGAATAGCTCACGACCGGAACATTCTCCAGGTTCAGTTCGCCCAGCAGGTCGACGTAATGCCAGGCCAGATCGTGGATATCCTGAATCTGATCTAGGCCTTCGCTTAGTGCGAATCCTGGATGAGCTGGAAGGTACACCGTGTATTTCTCGGCCAACTTCTTGTGAAACGCGATTGGTTCAGTCTCGCCCCCGGCCGAGTGCAGGTACAGCAGCGGAGGCCCTTCGCCCAGGATGGTGAGCTGCGTCTTCTTGCCGGCGATATTTAAAGTCTTGTTTTCTGTTTTCATAAAACGCGTCTTGCGCGGAGTGGGTTGGTTGTGGATTGCGTGTACCTTGGTCGGCGTCTCGCCCTAGCGCTCTTCCCTGTGGGGAGGGAGGATCATGTCTCTAGCTGGAGAGGGTGACGTCGAGTTCTTCGCGGAGGCCAGGCATGACCTTTTCGGCGAAAAGCTTCATATTCTTGCAGGTCATATCGTGCGGCAGCGTGCCGAGTTGGAACAAGCCTAGCAGGTTCCCAACGCCCAATCTTTTGATACGCTCTGAAAGCTTCTGGCGAACCGTGTCCGGGCTGCCGACGATGGCGTACCCGCCAGCTTCGATGTCTTCGCGGGATTCGCAGGTGCTCATGAATTGCTTCAAGCCCTTCTGGATGCCAGCGATCGAGCGGGCCGATGTGTAGCCTGGCGGAAACACGACCAATCCTTTGAGGAGCTTCTTTACGAAGTACCAGAGGTGCGGTTCGTACTCGGCCCAGGCTTGTTCATCGGTTTCCGCGCAATAGATGGGCAGAAGCCAGCCGAGTTGTTCCGGGTCGGTGGTGTAATCGCACTTCTCACATTCATCACGGAACATATCGAAGTTGCGTTGGAAGAAGTCCATGTGGAAGTAGGGAATACCCATATAAGCGAACCGACGCTGAGCCACGAACTGAATCGTTTCGCGGCTACCGGCGCCAGGGATCCAGATTGGTGGATGCGGTTGCTGAATGGGGCGTGGCCATGGGTTGACGTACTTCAGCTTCCAATGCTTGCCGTAGTGCTCGAATGGACCAGGCTCGGTCCACGCTCGCATGATGAGATCAAACGCTTCCCGGTACATCTCGCGGGCAAAGGTTGGGTTCTTCGAGAAGCTGTAGTATTCAGGACCGCCACCGACAACGAGGCCAGCGATCAGCCGACCGCCGCTGATGCAGTCGATCATGGCAAATTCTTCAGCGCAGCGGGTTGGCGGATCGTAGAAGGGTATGGCATTTCCCACCACGGCAATGCGGCAGTTCTTCGTCTGTCGCGCCAAGATCGATGCCATCAGGTTGGGGCTAGGCATCGTGCCGTAGGCGTTCTGGTGATGTTCGTTGACGCAAACCCCGTCGAACCCTAGCTGGTCAGCAAGGACGAGCTGATCGAGGTAGTTGTTATAGAGTTCGCCGCCGTGCTCGGGATCGAAGATTTCGTTAGGGAGCCAGGTCCACGCGGTATCGTACTTCTCGGAAAAGTCCTCAGGAAGTCGGTCCCAGGGCATCAAATGGAAGGCGAAGAATTTCATGGGTGATTCTCTTGTCCCCTCGCCCCTTTGGGGAGAGGGTTAGGATGAGGGGCGGAAGCGTGGGTCAGGTTCGACTTTTCGCCCTGTCTGGACCCCCCGTAGGCGGCGGGAAATAACCAGGTGAAAAGGCTTTTGCAGAGCCCCAATGGATTTCTAATAAAGTCGCCAAAATACGCATCTGTGACAACCCGAGAAGTTGGTTTCTCTTACCCACAGGCGCAAAAAAAGCACCCCGGAAAGGTGTAAAGACCTAAACGGGGTGCCTCGTATGTCAAAACGGAGCAAGCAGTGCTTACTTCGCCAATTCCAATTCTTTCTTACGTTCGGCAACCACTTCTTCCTGAATGTGGGAAGGAGTTGGCTTGTAGCTACCCAGTTCCATACTGAACGTGCCCTGACCTTGGGTCATGCTGCGAAGTTCCGTCGCGTAACCGAACATGGCTGCCAAAGGAATTTCGGCTAGGATGACCGTCGTGTCACCATTCATATCGGTTTGATTGACCATTCCACGGCGGACGATAATGTCGCCGGTAACAGGCCCCTGGAACGCTTCGGGGATTTCAACTTCGACGTTCATGATTGGCTCGAGCAAGGTTGGCTTCATTTTCATGAAGTTCTCACGGAAGCAGCCTTGGGCGGCAATCTTAAATGCCATTTCGGACGAGTCGACATCGTGGTACGAACCATCGCTCAAGATGATCTTCATACCCACCACGGGGAACTCAGCCAAAGGCCCCTTGGCCATGCAAACTTCAAAGCCTGACTTGACGGCTGGGATGTATTCCTTGGGAATACGACCCTGGCTAATCTTGTCTTCAAAGACGAAGTTTTCGGCGTCTTCGGTATCCTGTGGAATTGGTTCCATGCTACCCACAATGTGAGCGAACTGGCCGGAACCACCCGTCTGCTTCTTATGCTTGTAATTGTAATCGACGATTTGCGTTGGGCTTTCGCGGTACGAAACCTTAGGTGGGCCGGTGACGACTTCCACCTTGTATTCGCGGCGAATACGTTCAACGTAAACGTCCAAGTGCAACTCACCCATGCCCGCGATGATCGTTTCGTTCGTCTCGGGATCGGTGAACACGTGGAAGGTTGGGTCTTCCTTGCGGAAACGCTGCAGTGCCTTGCTCAGCTTGTCGCTGTCGTCTCGGCTCTTTGGCGCGACCGAGATCTTAATGACCGGGATCGGCACAAAGATGTTTTCCAGCGAGCAAAATTCGCGGTCCTTGGCATACGTATCACCGGAAGCACAATCGACACCGGTGACGGCAACAATGTCGCCTGCCCCTGCACTATCGATTTCTTCTCGCTTATTGGAGTGCATACGCACGATACGGGCGAAACGTTCCGATTTGCCGGTACGCTGATTCACGTAGGGCTGACCCTTTTCGATCGTACCCTGGTAAATTCGCATGAAGGTCAATTGACCGAACGGATCTTCCACGATCTTGAACGCCATGCCCACAAACGGAGCTTGGGGATCGCAAGCCAGCGGAACTTTGTCTTCCGATTCTTCGAAGGTGTTGGCGCTGTACTTCACTTCCAGTGGCGACGGCAGGTAACGCACAATTGCGTCCAGCAGCGTTTGCACACCTTTGTTC
It includes:
- the ftsH gene encoding ATP-dependent zinc metalloprotease FtsH is translated as MDNNDESPKRRGDKGNSGNLWYILVAGAVVFLVAMYLLQSGTEELAQPDLEKLIASIDDKPNEGVEPGLTVKRKDSDGKVSSIRYSNLRNVEIGPSSVTAVVDRYNNDSEDPSKAKTDGQKIVTYLVRSENAAGKIQSMLDEVGFTDYKATGPPNFFEIYGGPLLMIGLGIAFCYFMIRRIGGTGSAIAFGRSRGKLHMQDDLNISFEDVAGIEEAVDEVKEIVDFLRSPEKYQELGGRIPKGVLLVGPPGTGKTLLAKAIAGEAGVSFFSMSGSDFVEMFVGVGAARVRDLFQQAAAKSPCIIFIDELDALGKARGGGIVGGHDEREQTLNALLVEMDGFEANAGIIIIAATNRPEMLDPALLRPGRFDRQVLVDRPDAGGREDILRVHVRSVKLDDTVNLKSVAAITTGFSGADLANLVNEAALLAARKGKSAVGMEEFDEGVERVTAGLEKKQRVMHEDEKLRVAYHESGHALVAYCLPNTDPVHKVSIIPRGLAALGYTMQRPTEDRFLMTQSELESRIQVLLAGTLAEEMVYEEISTGAQNDLERATEIARSMVTDFGMSRLGRVNFRASGRSAFIAEQSEERARSHSEETYREIDLEIKRIIDELLKRTKEMMEDRRAALVSLTERLMELEVVDAAELTRVIEETADGPRIVPGTEVKRHGTPKEINSDDIPPAGSVDQGI
- a CDS encoding response regulator, whose protein sequence is MRNSEHPTMLITDDDRAFRETMAEVFARRGFEPILAANGEEAIHVAQGTTVHVALFDFHMPERTGLESITACRSLGINIPYILLTGGLDQAIATQAESVEIFSLLEKPVSIQIVTGVVKDAMASHYPWYEAGR
- a CDS encoding succinate dehydrogenase cytochrome b558 subunit; translated protein: MSSAPSFLQRNEFLLRRLHSLTGLVPIGAYMVMHLSVNASVFASPLLFQRLVFHIHALGPLLPLVEWAFIFLPIIFHGVYGLIITKDGNPNTQNYPYNSNFRYTMQRATGLIAFLFIAWHVFHMHGWIHASFWVNNIAHPLFGAQFSPYNAASSGAEAMQASIIVPILYAIGVLAITFHFCNGLFTFGITWGFWISAKAQERAKVVANVLFVLLAVVGMTSIVGLYSMSQEKIAESRKEEDKAYELLVEIGDIEPNDHKHSKDSKYYHAEDSDDAAKVESKR
- the sdhA gene encoding succinate dehydrogenase flavoprotein subunit; amino-acid sequence: MAEKRVLVIGGGLAGLAATMKLAELGIKVDLMSLTPVKRSHSVCAQGGINSVNDATRQLGDDEYKHFDDTVYGGDFLNHQPPVYEMAMWAPKVIDLMDRLGVPFNRTTEGFIDRRRFGGTLYKRTAFAGATTGQQLLYALDEQVRRWEVEGMVKKYEMWDFLGPVLNDEGTCVGAVAQDLYSMEIRSFKADAVVVATGGCGLIYGRSTMSMTCNGSAASRCVQAGAKYGNGECIQVHPTAIPGADKLRLMSESARGEGGRVWVPKTPHDSRGPKDIPESERYYFLEERYPEYGNLVPRDIATREIFDVCVNGGLSVEQDRQCVYLDLTHIEASELNRKLGGILDIYRKFQGVDPCYTPMRIFPAVHYSMGGLWSNYEKKASGGLVAGSPTNQVTNIPNLYAIGEVDYHYHGANRLGANSLLSCIFSGLFVAPGLETLLGSMAPGTSAADQPASLYEAAVKKHQVRHDSLLKQKGDENPYLIHQELGNLMTNVATVVRKNSQLTEGIGKLADLNERVWKCSLSDTGNWSNQNVLFTKALQDMFPIAEAILKGALQRDECRGAHYKPEFELPGLTAENPAEHRRQAEQWCDKFEANVDKFLKSTIATYDGKDVSISYEEVDTSIEPPRPRLYGLVGAEQISDVWKERKRKKQEAAAAQGDPAATAN
- the sdhB gene encoding succinate dehydrogenase iron-sulfur subunit, with amino-acid sequence MIAHSQNKPKTFFVKILRQDGPGKPSYWQRFELDYESELNVISVLQRIAAKAKTSSGEKTTPVCWDCGCLEEVCGACTMVINGKVRQSCSALVDKLLEDSNEIELRPMTKFPIVRDLFVDRSRMFNSLKKIKGWVPADGYYDLGPGLRQSRANQEMAYPLSECMTCGCCVEACPQYSKIELLPHSGESDEQFEERKLDAYSHGFVGPAAISQVVLFNLHPTGKMMAGERLDALTEEGGIQVCGNAQNCVAVCPKKIPLTMSIGRVGRETTFNTLRKWFDRPANKH
- a CDS encoding SDR family NAD(P)-dependent oxidoreductase; protein product: MTDASTSLRFQGKVALITGASDRGIGGAIVERLSKEGASIVVANRHEPRRVLKRLERQKTPFLYQDCDVTSDEQIAALKTAAQEKFGKVDYLINNAGIELCQNLEDYEEGQWQELLDINLTGAIRMTRAFLPLLPSPGGVVLNVASALGLGGCVGFSVYSASKAGLTGFTQSLAWELGPKKIRVVAVAPGIVTTPMAMRFAEECDTREEVERLRQDIEACHPLGVGVPHDVANAVAFLVSEEASWITGVTLPLGWAPHYNLPMHRYV
- a CDS encoding alpha/beta fold hydrolase, encoding MKTENKTLNIAGKKTQLTILGEGPPLLYLHSAGGETEPIAFHKKLAEKYTVYLPAHPGFALSEGLDQIQDIHDLAWHYVDLLGELNLENVPVVSYSLGAWTAAEVKLIRPDLIGPLVMIAAAGLHVDGAPMEELFIDNFDKLRELLFFDSKSQQSIDHFPSDINDPRILMWLRAREATARVGWNPYLHDPKLASHLHRLSGPVQVIWGRHDKLIPLAHGEYYAKHLPNAKLTVLEECGHMVPYEKMDEAAEIALEFIASA
- a CDS encoding LLM class flavin-dependent oxidoreductase, which codes for MKFFAFHLMPWDRLPEDFSEKYDTAWTWLPNEIFDPEHGGELYNNYLDQLVLADQLGFDGVCVNEHHQNAYGTMPSPNLMASILARQTKNCRIAVVGNAIPFYDPPTRCAEEFAMIDCISGGRLIAGLVVGGGPEYYSFSKNPTFAREMYREAFDLIMRAWTEPGPFEHYGKHWKLKYVNPWPRPIQQPHPPIWIPGAGSRETIQFVAQRRFAYMGIPYFHMDFFQRNFDMFRDECEKCDYTTDPEQLGWLLPIYCAETDEQAWAEYEPHLWYFVKKLLKGLVVFPPGYTSARSIAGIQKGLKQFMSTCESREDIEAGGYAIVGSPDTVRQKLSERIKRLGVGNLLGLFQLGTLPHDMTCKNMKLFAEKVMPGLREELDVTLSS
- the fusA gene encoding elongation factor G encodes the protein MDLKKLRNIGISAHIDSGKTTLSERILFYSGRIHKIEEVRGGGDGATMDHMELEKERGITITSAATSVAWNGYPINLIDTPGHVDFTVEVERSLRVLDGAILVLCSVGGVQAQSLTVDRQMKRYKVPRLAFINKMDRTGANPDSVIKQMRAKLGVDAIAYQVPIGAEDNFKGVVDLIEMEAIYYEGEQGVTVRKEAIPADLEETAQEARHDMLEALSNYSDEIMELLLSEEEVPKDLIYKTTHDAVVGLQITPVFMGTAYKNKGVQTLLDAIVRYLPSPLEVKYSANTFEESEDKVPLACDPQAPFVGMAFKIVEDPFGQLTFMRIYQGTIEKGQPYVNQRTGKSERFARIVRMHSNKREEIDSAGAGDIVAVTGVDCASGDTYAKDREFCSLENIFVPIPVIKISVAPKSRDDSDKLSKALQRFRKEDPTFHVFTDPETNETIIAGMGELHLDVYVERIRREYKVEVVTGPPKVSYRESPTQIVDYNYKHKKQTGGSGQFAHIVGSMEPIPQDTEDAENFVFEDKISQGRIPKEYIPAVKSGFEVCMAKGPLAEFPVVGMKIILSDGSYHDVDSSEMAFKIAAQGCFRENFMKMKPTLLEPIMNVEVEIPEAFQGPVTGDIIVRRGMVNQTDMNGDTTVILAEIPLAAMFGYATELRSMTQGQGTFSMELGSYKPTPSHIQEEVVAERKKELELAK